Proteins from one Chroococcidiopsis sp. CCMEE 29 genomic window:
- a CDS encoding tetratricopeptide repeat protein, translating to MNSQSLKAPQDHQKHRQCSVVSVNKLPRQQRSANWELESIKPDSYLRSSASEKAKQGSYSEAIALLSHLIERHPQNAIDYNNRGLIYFQSGQLSQAIADYNKAIELNPQLAKAYNNRANYYAACGNLVAAIADYNQALDLNPSYVRAWLNRGITLRELERYEEAIENFDIALLLGQLEGHIYAERGRTYHLWGDWNCCVADYRRALTLLPQNSASSFDPAIRLRLQVKTWLKQLLSPLQQSGQGDFRF from the coding sequence ATGAATAGCCAATCGTTAAAAGCACCTCAAGACCATCAAAAACACCGGCAATGCTCAGTTGTTTCAGTCAACAAATTGCCGCGACAACAGCGTAGTGCTAACTGGGAGCTAGAATCGATCAAGCCAGATAGCTATTTACGCTCCTCAGCTTCGGAAAAAGCGAAACAAGGGAGTTACTCAGAGGCGATCGCTCTGTTGAGCCACCTGATTGAGCGTCATCCCCAAAATGCCATTGATTACAACAATCGGGGACTGATTTATTTCCAGAGTGGTCAACTAAGCCAAGCGATTGCAGATTACAACAAAGCAATCGAACTCAATCCCCAGTTGGCTAAAGCTTACAACAATCGAGCTAATTATTACGCGGCTTGCGGCAATTTGGTAGCGGCGATCGCTGACTACAATCAGGCGCTTGACCTTAATCCTAGCTATGTACGGGCGTGGCTTAACCGAGGTATTACACTACGCGAGCTGGAACGGTACGAAGAAGCGATTGAAAACTTTGATATTGCTCTGTTGCTAGGTCAACTAGAAGGGCACATTTACGCCGAAAGAGGTCGGACTTATCATCTTTGGGGCGACTGGAACTGCTGTGTAGCAGATTATCGTCGTGCCTTAACTCTACTACCTCAAAATAGTGCATCAAGTTTTGACCCAGCTATCCGCTTGCGACTACAAGTCAAAACCTGGTTAAAACAGCTACTTAGTCCTCTGCAACAGAGTGGTCAGGGCGATTTTAGATTTTAG
- the psaM gene encoding photosystem I reaction center subunit XII, which translates to MSISDVQVYIALLVALIPAVFAFRLATELYK; encoded by the coding sequence ATGTCTATATCCGATGTTCAAGTGTATATTGCCCTCTTGGTAGCGCTGATTCCGGCCGTTTTTGCCTTTCGGCTTGCTACCGAACTTTATAAGTAA